From Hoeflea sp. 108:
CGCCCCGGTCTGAGGCCATCAGCGGTCGTCTTGCCCGCGTCAAGGGCCGGCAATCAGCAACCGAAATGACCCAGCAAGGTGCTGGGCCAATCTGGAGACATGTCATGTTCAAGAAAGCACTTCTGGGCGCCGTTTCGCTCGCCGTCCTGGCGATCGGCTCGGCTCATGCCGCAGAACTCAAGGATTTCCGCATCGGCCTGATCGGCGGCGAAAACGAAGCCGACCGCCTGCGCAACTTCCAGTGCCTCGTCGACCAGCTGCCCAAGGCCATCGGCGTCGAGAAGGTGTCGCTGTTCCCGGCCGCCGACTATGACGGCACCATCCAGGGCCTGCTCGGCGGCACGCTCGACTACGCCGAGCTCGGTGCTTCGGGCTATGCCAAGATCTATCTGCAGAACAAGGACGCGGTCGAGCCGATCCTGACCACCGTCCAGACCGACGGCGCCACCGGCTACTACTCGATCATGGTCGCCAAGAAGGATTCGGGCATCACCAAGCTCGAAGACCTCAAGGGCAAGAAGCTCGGCTTCGCCGATCCGGACTCGACCTCGGGCTACCTGATCCCCGTCACCTCGCTGCCCAAGGATCTCGGCGGCACAGCCGTGAAGGACTACTTCGCCGAGACCGGCTTCGGCGGCGGCCATGAGAACCTCGTCCTCGAAGTGCTCAAGGGCACCTTCGACGCCGGCACGACCTTCGGCTCGGGCGTCGGCGAATTCAAGGATGGCTACACCTCGGGCAACCTCAAGAAGATGGTCGACAAGGGCATCCTCGACATGGACGACCTCGTCGAAGTCTGGAAGTCGCCGCTGATCCCGAACGGCCCGATCGTCGTTCGCACCTCGCTCGACGCAGACGTCAAGACCAAGTTCAAGGACTACATGATGAAGCTGCCGCAGACCGATCCGGCCTGCTTCTCGGCTATCCAGGGCGGCGACTTCAAGGGCTTCACCGAAGTCACCCCCGAGTTCTACCAGCCCGTGATCGACGCCCGCAAGGCGCAGATCGGCAGCTAAGCCACAAGGCGACACGGACGCGCCGCGAGGTCTCGCGGCGCGTCCCTTTTTATCCGGAATCGGACGGAACACCATGACAATGCCACTCACGGAAGCCGGCCTCGCGGTCGAGCGCCACTGGCGCGAGCTCGCCAGCCGTCGCCGCCTGCACACCATCGGCGGCCTCATCCTGCTGTTCCTCGCCCTTTCCGGCTCGCTGTGGTTTGCGAACGAGTCCAATGCCGGCAAATTCCTCGACCGGCTGCCGCATCTGTTCGATTTCGTCGACCAGTTGATCCCGCGCGACGGCTTCGAAGTCTGGCGCGCCATGTTCGACCTGCCCTCGCCCTATGCCGACGGCAGCCTGAAGTTCGATTACCCCGATGGCCGGATGTACCTGTTCGGCTCGTTCTACCTGCCCGAATACGTCTACAAGATGCTGGAGACGATCAACATCGCGCTGGTCTCGACGCTG
This genomic window contains:
- the phnD gene encoding phosphonate ABC transporter substrate-binding protein, which translates into the protein MFKKALLGAVSLAVLAIGSAHAAELKDFRIGLIGGENEADRLRNFQCLVDQLPKAIGVEKVSLFPAADYDGTIQGLLGGTLDYAELGASGYAKIYLQNKDAVEPILTTVQTDGATGYYSIMVAKKDSGITKLEDLKGKKLGFADPDSTSGYLIPVTSLPKDLGGTAVKDYFAETGFGGGHENLVLEVLKGTFDAGTTFGSGVGEFKDGYTSGNLKKMVDKGILDMDDLVEVWKSPLIPNGPIVVRTSLDADVKTKFKDYMMKLPQTDPACFSAIQGGDFKGFTEVTPEFYQPVIDARKAQIGS